TCTCTGGACAAGAGACGGAGAACTTTGGTCCAGCTTGTAATGACAGCTCGTGGGCGTTCATGCTCGTGTTGAGTGGAGCACGTCGTTTACACAAAATTTCTGTCCCTTGCAACCCCGTGCGGAAAAAAGGAGTGCCCCATGTCCAAACCCCAGTCTAGCTTGGCTTCTAGGGAGAGCAGCTCGACCGCCACATCCTCTACCGTACTAGCAAACgggcagcagaaaaagaCCTGATGTTTAGAAGCAAGACTTGTTTCAGCAGATTTGGTTTTGAACCGTCTCAAGATTGAAATTGGCGAGCGCCACCAGCAAGCGACGGTTTGTTTTCTGAGTCGTGTTGCAGCAAGGAGATGGTTGGTGCCCCCCTCAGGTCTAATTCTTCTAATCACCTATTCGTGGGGTGACACCGTCAGCCTCAGCTGTCTTACAGCACAGGCAATAATAACGGTGAAGTCGgttgggggaggggggagatCAGCAAAGACGCAGCGATTCGGAGCGTTCCGCCAAATCTCGCCTTTGGTGTCGTCGatcaatttcttctcctcgcctGTCAGTGTGATTTTACTGCGGTGATGTGCTTGTACGGAACGATATGTCCGACTACAGGTAGAATGGCTGCGGTGGCCCCGACAAACGGCAGACGTCCAATCATGGTGATATTGGTACGCTCAAGTCGGGGCATCAGGGGCACTGGCTGCCCTTCTCTGTGAACACAACACCGCGCCAACAAACATGTCGAGGTCAGCTAGGGGTTCACAATGCAATTGCTACTGAGATAGACTATGACTACACAGATTACTACTTCCAGGACCTACTCCGCACTATTAACGGTTAGCACCGAGATCAGCACTTTTGTTGGACTCATGGCTTCTGCTGTTCTGGCTTGTGAACCTCCAATACAGCACACAGACACTGCCCTCGACATCGAGAGCCCCCCCGTTTGGCTCAGGTCCTCGAGAAGGATAATGGGATTCATACCCGTTGCAGTTAATGCAGCGTTCGATACGTATCTTACACTAGGAGGGCCTTAATTTCCTTTGGCCCTGGCTAAGTGGCTGGATTGGTCGACGGTTTCCCAGGGGAGAAGCAAGCCGCTCCCTGATTGGCTCATGGCTTGTTTAATTTCGACGCGCTCATCCCACGGTATCCACAGAGCGAGGCCCAGCATCACAGCCCATCTTCAGCAAAGCGGTCGAGGCATTATTAGCTTATGAGATGAGCCTGGTCTGGTCGAAGTACTCGCAGCATGTATCGTAGCAGTTGTCCTCCAGTTTTGAACTAACCACAAGTCAATCCCTTCCTTTACTAGCCCATTGTCGCCCTGCTCGTCCGCGGGCTCCATCTCACTCTCTTTTCATAGAACTTCTCGACCGTCACcgccgtctctctctttttcattcgTTTTGCGCTGTGTCGTttcgtgtcgtgtcgtgtTTTGTGTGGAcgagctcttctttttgccgtcACCTCTGTCGCTCTCTTTGCCTGATTGTTTTGTGACACGACTCTCACTTCTGTTTGTTCGAAACCTCGAATCGAGCGTCGCACTCGCCCTTGTCGAGCGACCTCtgctctcactctctctcgCGCCAGTAATCACTAATCGATTCACACTCTCGTTTTCACGCGCCGCGATGAAGGTTACAGACGTCCAGGCCGCCCTCGCGTCGGCCGTTGTGCTTCTCTCATTGCCAGCCGGCACCGTCGCCTCGTCACACAGGAGGTTTCACCAGCTTCCCAATAAGAAGCACACTCACCTTCGCTCTCCTCACACAGTAGAGGACGCCAACTCTATTGTCAAGCGAGGACAATGCGCGTTCCCGACCGATGATCCCAACTTGGTTGCTGTCACGCCCGATGCTGAGAATGCTGGCTGGGCTATGAGCCCGGATCAGCCTTGCACGCCAGGTCACTACTGCCCAATTGCTTGCAAGCCCGGTATGGTTATGGCTCAATGGGATCCCGATTCTTCATACTCCTACCCGGCTTCCATGGTAAGTTTACTAAATCgataagaagagagaatgacCAATATCGCCGGTTTCAGTCGCTGACAGCATTAGAACGGAGGATTGTTCTGTGACAACAGTGGCACGGTTCACAAGCCTTTCCCCAACAAGCCGTACTGTGTTGAAGGTACTGGCTCTGTCGTAGCTGTCAACGACTGTGGTGAGCCCATGTCGTGGTGCCAGACTGTCTTGCCTGGTAACGAGGCCATGCTTATCCCAACTCTTGTCACATCCTCGGCCACGCTTGCTGTTCCCGATACAAGCTACTGGTGTTCAACGGCAGCTCAGTGAGTGATCCCGCACAAGCTTTGTCTTGCATCCCACGTCCACAGTGTTTGCTAACCTCATCTGTGTAGCTACTACATCAACCCTCCTGGAAGCACCGTCGCCGATTGTGTCTGGGGTGTCTCTAGCAAGCCCGTTGGCAACTGGAGTCCGTACGTTGCTGGCGCTAACACTgacagcaacggcaacacATTCGTCAAGCTGGGATGGAACCCCATCTGGCAAGACTCTGCCTTGAAGAGCACCCTGCCCACCTTTGGTATCAAGATCGAGTGCCCCGACGGTGACTGCAACGGACTGCCCTGTGAGATTTCGCCCAACTCTGACGGCAGCGTCGAGAGCAACGAATCCTCCGTTGGTGCCGGTAACGCCGCTTTTTGCGTTGTTACTGTCCCCAAGGGTGGCACTGCCAACATTGTGGCTTTCAACGTGGACGGCAGCTCTGGCGGCTCCGGTGGTGATGACTCTGACTCcggatcttcttcttcggctcAGCCCAGCTCCACTCCCCATGGACTCAAGGCCGGCGGTTTCGCCCAGCAGGCCGAGAAGGCTACTtcaaccaccaccaccgcccaGCCATCATCTACGGAGGTTTCCACCACTGCTACTCCTTCTTCGACCGAGGCCACATCcaccactgccgccgcctcatcaaccaccacGGCCGCAGAGTCAACAACACAGACGACCGATGCTTCCTCCACAACCGGAGCTGCTTCTACCACCGCCACCAGCGGCAAGGCTTCCTCAACCGCTTCTCAAGCTCGCGCACACGCCTCTGTGAAGCCCGGCATGTTCCACGAGAACGGCACCTCGTCTCACCAGACGACCTCAGCTCCTGCCGAGCCGTCCCAGACCCAAGCCGACTCTGCCCCGGTTACCACGACTACTAAGAAGGGTGAGGCTGGCCGCCAGCAAGGCAGCACCGCCTTTGCAGGCCTTATCGTTGCCTTTGTTGCCGCAGCTTGTTTCCtataagaaaagaagaattaaTGGCAAGCAGCCTCGTTGATTGTATCTCTGGCAGACAATGTATTCTCACGTCTACTTCAGTGTCCATGTCACCTTTTGTCAGCTGCAGCTTACATATTTTTTTGTTCATATGCTGCTCTAGACTTTATATCACTTGACGCGGGTTTCTCtcaccctctctctctctttcgctTCGCATATTTTGGGCCGTTTgatccccctccccctcgtcgcaccttttttttgcccccTGATATTTTATGCCGCCGTATCTGTATATGGCTCTACTTTTATTTACATAACGCTTATTATATGCTTTACATATAAGCCAATATGCCCTGTCGGCGATAGTGTTTATTGTCTTTGGAGAAATTGGAGGTTGGTGTGTCCGCTATAAGGTGGCATACCAATCTCCAAATattctcccctccccttttcttttcttcaggAGTTTTTACTCCTATTTTTTACAATGATGCCAAAAATACGGTGGCATATTTTATCCATTATGATTTTTTATTACcatattttctctttttaccacatttttgttttgattTGCCTTCTTTTGTCGTCGATACCCCTCTTCAGCGGTTAAAGAGAAAGCTTCTTACGAAATCGGAGGACAAGGatcaaaaaaagagaaaagggagggggaaaaagcGAGCGATTCTTTTTtacaacttttttttacctATCAAACATTTATGATGTATGTCCAAGGGGGGAAAGGCTTTGAAGTGGTTTTTGTCAGTTTtgtgctttttgctttgtttatTAATGCTCGTGCAAACTACTTGAGATGAGTTGTGGGTTTACAATTACCACAACCATCAACATAAACAACTCAAAAAAAGGAGCTTAGGATGAATAGGATAAAGACAGAAATAGCGTGGCTTTATGAATTTTACGTTTCTTGAAAGTAGCCTGTAGTGAATTGACACGTGTGTAGAGGAGCAACGTAACTAAGACACCGTAAAATGTGAGGCTTGTGTGATTATATACTCCATGCGTCGCCTTGTAGGTCTCAAACATGAATCACAGTTAGCGATATTTGACGGTTTAGGGGGGTATCATTTCGTTTTCTTCTATGGAGTAATTAGCTTCTAATAAACGAACACCATGCTATGGGGTAGCGCCGGTAGTTAGCACCACCTTATCAAGGATGCTTTGCCCTCTCCCATCTAAACTTGTATTGCCCCAATTAACTAATTTCATGCAcaccttctttctctctttctctctcacaaTGTCACCCAGCCGGGAACTTGGTCCAAATCAAAGTCGTCTTCGTGCCTCCTTTCCTTAATTGTCAGCCAAACGTTCGGCCAGCCTGCTAGGACAGGGCTgccctttgcttttgctccgATAATGGCAAACCGGCCCTGGCTATGCGCAACGAATCCATGCATAAAACCCTGCTGAACAAGAGTGGCAACCGTCATCTCTATATCTTCGTACGTGACCAGGGCGTTACCCCATATGAGCCCCTCGTTGGGGCGGAGCTTCCTGGGGCCGCCTGGGGGAGGGGCAAGAGTCGTTTCGGCAGAAGACTGGACAGTGTTCTTGATGGCTTGCATGAAGAGAGGGTTGGCCTGCGATGGCCGGCCATGTGTGGTTGGATTGCCGGGCAGCCAGCCTTCAAGGCGGCGCTGAACGTAGGTAGCCACGGTGAGGAGATGGGAGAGGTCGAGTGTTGCTGCTTTGCGGGAGGTGGCATCTTGCGGGGGGACGTATGTCAAGAGGAATGTCTTTCGACTGAGACTCCTCCAGAGAAGCGGTCGAAGGCGGTTGGAAAGTGGCAAAAGAAGGCCCTTTTCAAACAGCCACGGCTCGTGAGCAGCAAGGTGGGACTGGAACTGTACAAAGTTCCCGGAGCGAATAGCCATGCACATGGGAAGAAAAATGGGTTTCAATGATTGAGCCTCCGGCCGTGATAGAAGTGTAGTCGAAGGGAAtcgcccaagaagaaggttcGAGGGAATGAGGTAAGTGAGAATGTTGGAGCGATGAGAGACTAGTTGAGGAGGAGTCTGCAAGTATGCCTCCTGAAGACATAACGCAGCGCGGTGATAGTGTTGATTGGAGAAGTTGAAACGGCCGAGATAGTAGAGAAAAGTGACGCGCTGAGCCGCAGGATAGAGTGAGAGCGGAGGCGATATGGTTTCGATGTTAACAAATATCATTTTCGCTAGTTGAGTTCTTCGGCACTATTGGACAATGAATACTGTGGTTAGAGAATAGTGTTGATGGGCTACAGTATGGAGAGACTAGGATCAAAGGAGGGAGGCATACTGCGAAGAGAAGTTTTAGCACGAGGTTGGCAAACATGTAGACGCCAACTCGCTTTCCCTCTGGCTTGCTGGTCCGGGTACCTGACCGGTCGGTCAAGCAAGTCGTAAATATCTTTTGGATGATCTCAGCAGAAGACTCGGCAACAGACTTGCGGTTGTCGTCGTCCACAACGCGGAGCCGGCGAGTCAGATCAGGCCGTCGGTTGAGATTCATGGTAAGGCGAGCAAGTGTCTCTGAGAGAGACATGCTGACTTGGAGAAGCATTGAGCCATAAGTAGGATGTGCGAATGCAGTAGAACAAGAGCTGCAGGGCTTTGTTAGCATAAAGAGACGATTCTTCAAGTTTCAATCCGCGTATTTCTGCGGGTTGCGGCTATCAATGGCACTCGATGGCCATGACCGAAAAACTCACTTGACTAGCCCActgagaagctgatgagcCCCTAACAAGTCTGCAAAACTGACATCCCGCCAATAGGTCAAGTAATCCTTCAAAAAAGCCAATAATCCCGGCCAAGCCGTTGCCTGGCCTTCGGGCAGGTCGTCCTGCTGCGGCAGGGCATCCTCAACGACCTTATCAATGGCATCCTGGCGGCTAAATCTGGCGCGCAGCTCGTTGGCTAGATCGTGATATTGTTTTGGTGATTCCGGCTCTACTTGGAGCCATGACCGGAGTTGATCGCCTTGCTGGTTGCGGACTTGCTGCTGAATCTGGGAGAGGAATTGAGTTACTAGAGACATGATTTATGCTGAgaaaaatatattatataaatatttcGCCCTTTGGCGGCCAACGGAGTTTTGGAATTAGTGAGAATGAGTGAGAGAGGGAAGACGCGTGAATGAGTAAGAGTGAGGCTGGTGTTGAAGACGGTGTGGCGTCGAACTGGATGTGGCGGTAATCGAATACCTGTGGCGTGTGTGGTTATTCCCTTCCGTGACAAGCTGCCGTTCTATGGAATCAACTGTTGCGGCTCATTGGCCTACACAAACTGTTTACATCTCTaaatgcttttttttaaatGACAATAAGTTTGGCATTTTCAAGTAAAAAATCAAGTCCAATATTGAACAAATGAATGCTTCATTACTCTAAAATTACATGGCCATTGCTAACTGGAATATACATGCCCAGCCACATATTCTCTTCGTTCAAAGTATATACATGTTTGTGTTTaacttctttttctttttggcttccattttattttttgttttagtTTAGACGGATTCAATACGCTGCACAACCATGGCTGTGGCAGCGCCTCCTCCGTTGCAGATTGCCGCAACACCGTATTCGCCAGGCTTCAGCTGGTGCAGGAGTGTTGTGAGGATTCGTGATCCGGAGCTGCCCAGAGCGTGGCCAAGGGAAATGCCGCCTCCAAGTGGGTTAACACGGGCGTTCTCAATGCCAAGAATCTTCTTGTTGGCCAGAACAACACCTGCAAAAGCCTCGTTGATTTCCCAAATGGCGACCTGATCCTTGGTAATGCCGGCGCGCTCCAGAGCGATGGGGATGGCCTTCGCAGGAGCGACTGGGAAGTCAATGGGGTCAACCGCAGCATCAGCGTGGGAGACGATCCTCGCCAGGACGCGAGAGCCGGATCCGTACTGCTGtgcaatggccttgttgcCCAGGACTAGAGCACTGGCACCGTCGTTCAGGGTCGACGAGTTGGCAGCGGTAACTGTGCCAGTTCCATCGCGAACAAACGCGGGCTTCAAGGTTGGGAccttctcaatcttgacaTCGAGGTAGCCCTCGTCCGCCTCAATGATGACCTCtcctttcttgttcttgacgGTGACGGGGATAATCTCATCGGCAAACGCCTTCTCGGCCCATGCCTTTTGAGCGTTCTTGTACGACTGGATAGCAAATTCATCCTGCTGCTCTCGGGTGATGTTGTGAGTCTTGGCGGTGTTCTCTGCGCAGTTGCCCATGTGGAATTTGTTGTAGACATCGGTCAGACCATCCTTGATCAACCCGTCCTCAAATGTAACATTGCCGAAAGCAGGCAGACCGCTGGCACGGGGAAGATAGTATGGGACCCGGGTCATGCTCTCCATGCCACCGGCAATCTGGGCCTCAGCCAGGCCGAGCTGAATGTTTTGCGCCGCAAAAGCGACAGCCTTGAGGCCAGAAGAGCACAccttgttgatggtgatggcctcgatgGACGTAGGGAGGCCAGCGAAGATGGCGGCCTGTCGGGCGGGTGCTTGGCCCATTCCTCCTCCAAGCACGTTGCCCATGTACACATCAGAGATCTTTTCTATCGGAACCTTTGACTTTTCGAGagcggccttgatggcggtAGCGCCAAGCTGGGGAGCGGGCACGGTGGTGAATGAGCCGTTGAACTGGACAAGCGCAATTGTTAGCATAATCCCAAAATGGTATATGCGAGCCGCTCAGCAACGTACCTTTGCGGTCGGTGTTCGCGCAGCACTGAGAATGTACGCCTCCTGGATTTCCTTTCTCATGACAGCACCGGTTGAGAAGTGGCGAGCCGATTTCATTTGGCTGGCCAGCTGGCCGAGCCGCCTGGCTGTTCTAAGCTGAGCCTCGGGCATTATGGGATGGAGTTGTGGAGCTGTATAAGtaggaaaaggagaagcgaaCAAGGACAAAAGCTATCCGTAGTGAGGGTATCAAAAAAAGGCCAATCGAAAGGTGTTTGAAAGATAAATAGAAGCAGAACGGGCTatgctttgtttttttttttatacaGACTGTCGGTAGAAGAGGCGCAGAGAGAGGAGCTTCTGGGCCGTTTCGGTACGCTTCGGCTTAGAGCGGGGAGAGAATCAGCCGAGCGTTTAAGCCGGGATTGCAGGTGACAGCGTCAGAATTGATGCTTGATGCGGGGGGTTGAAAAGCCGGGGAAAGGGGATTTTGTATTATTCCGAGGCAGTGAGTGCTACAGCAGTACTCATTCATTACTCGGGCTCTACAACATCATGAAGCAGATGATTCAATGTTTTctaatctcttcttcagtgCCGAATCCAAGCTCGTACTTACTCCATATTCTACACTGCCGCCTCTTCCTAAGCCGCACTCACGTCATCAACCCGAGGCTACAGTACCTAGGTACATTATCAATCCGGCAACCTTTGGACAAATTATATCGCCTTAACCAGTCTGCCAGATCAGTCCAGACTGTGGCGTCGCTCCACCATTGCCacatttctttcttccacGTCTTTCGCGACGCTGATGCGCTGTCACATGACCATGACTAATCTTTTATTTCTCGCCCCGCCATTGGCCCGTACCCTGACGCCGATTCGCCTGAACCGGCGGGCTGTCAAGCGCTGGCCATTAGCTGCTAGTGCCGCTATCAACGCTCTTTGACTCGTGAGCAGGTTCCGATCTTGGCTCAACTTTCTTCCACAGCACCGAGAAAAAGACTTGTCGGTATTtttgtcaatctcatctttgcttcATTCAACGCTTTTGCTTCCAACAGTCGACTTGTAATTCGAAAACAGAACTTGAGGAACAATACCGCCACCTCTACTCCAGCCAACTTGCTCTACTCGATTCCTAATCAGGCCCCTTGTCGATAGCCATGTCGACAGCTGCCCGACGCCGGTTGATGCGCGACTTCAAGGTTTGTCTGCATAGACCGGATGGGATATCTTCTGTCTTGTTTGCAGTTTCTAATGATGGTTTCAGCGTATGCAGACCGATCCTCCTGCCGGAGTTTCAGCATCTCCCATTCCCGACAATGTCATGACCTGGTTCGTTGCCCCTCACACCTCCACCACCAAGGACAAGGTGCGATTGCTAACCATGTCTCATCGCCCTCACTACAGGAATGCCGTCATTATTGGGCCAGCCGACACACCATTTGAAGATGGAACATTCCGGCTCGTCATGCAGTTTGAAGAACAATACCCCAACAAGCCTCCTCAGGTCAAATTCATCAGCCAGATGTTCCACCCCAACGTCTACGCCACCGGCGAGCTGTGCTTGGATATTCTACAAAACCGATGGAGCCCAACGTATGATGTCGCTGCCGTGCTGACCAGCATTCAAAGGTATTTGAAGATCTGTTGTGGGAGCCGATCCCTGACCACCTACTCTTGGCTCGATGGCTCATTCGCTGACTTGAAcaacttttctttttgcagtCTACTTAACGACCCCAACACCGGCTCACCAGCGAACGTGGAGGCTTCGAACCTATACAAAGATAACCGAAAGGAGTATACTAAGCGCGTACGAGAGACTGTTGAGAGAAGTTGGGAAGACTAAAAAGGCTCACGATAACGCTGGAATGACGAGGACATACGGATAGGCGGCGTCTAGACAGCCACCTATCCGCTTCAGGATATCTGAAGGGGAACTTGGACCTAGCCccctcatcgtcttcgtgCAGTATCTAGAAGACTGGGCTCCCAGCGAGAAGGAGGGAAGGATTCATTGCAGGCGTTTTGGTGCACGATATTGAACTGGTTATACCAAGGAAGAGGGACGAGTGTTCTCGTATCATGTCTTGTTATTTTCTACCTAGGATTCAAGCGTTTGTTTTTTGACATCATCGCCACTCTGACAGGGATTACCAAGTAGTGATTTAGGCGCAGCGGAATGCCAGATGTTTTCGTTTGTCCATGTCAGGCTTCCTATGAGGGATGCTATACCCAAGTACTGATCCACCCCCTTTGTCATCCCCTATCTGCCCCTCTTTCTACAAGTTTGTTGAGTTATGCTCAAAGAAGACCTCAACCTATTGATTGAGCTTCTATTGAACGGAATTCTATTGACCGGGCTTCTATTGACTGAACTGTGGCTTGTGCGAGGGCATCGAGATTTCGGGTATCAATTAGCCAGTCCGCTGCCGCTGCGATTCGGCAGTTCACAAGCCCAATTGGGACCTGGTTGGGTCTACATCCAATCCGCTGCCAGCGTCAGCAACCACTGTCAGGCACAAAAGCGCAAGGTAGTACTGCTAAATCCTGCCGGAGAGTCGATGCTGGTATCTCAAATCCATACCATAATATCACCTGTAATACATCATGGCGCGCtaagacaaaaaagagacCAGCTCGGTGAGCTTCTACGCTGTTGTGGTACCCCATCTAGAGTCGGTATGCAGCAATCCATTGCAGCCCCTGGCGGGCTCGGCGAATATTTTTCTCTAATTCTTTAAAtggtcttttttgtttctttcagACGAAAAGCAGTTGTGCAATGGAAGAACAATGtgaaacgaaacaaaacgAAACACATCAAAATCAACATGTAAGCATGAAATG
This genomic stretch from Trichoderma breve strain T069 chromosome 1, whole genome shotgun sequence harbors:
- a CDS encoding beta-glucosidase (SUN family) domain-containing protein; this encodes MKVTDVQAALASAVVLLSLPAGTVASSHRRFHQLPNKKHTHLRSPHTVEDANSIVKRGQCAFPTDDPNLVAVTPDAENAGWAMSPDQPCTPGHYCPIACKPGMVMAQWDPDSSYSYPASMNGGLFCDNSGTVHKPFPNKPYCVEGTGSVVAVNDCGEPMSWCQTVLPGNEAMLIPTLVTSSATLAVPDTSYWCSTAAHYYINPPGSTVADCVWGVSSKPVGNWSPYVAGANTDSNGNTFVKLGWNPIWQDSALKSTLPTFGIKIECPDGDCNGLPCEISPNSDGSVESNESSVGAGNAAFCVVTVPKGGTANIVAFNVDGSSGGSGGDDSDSGSSSSAQPSSTPHGLKAGGFAQQAEKATSTTTTAQPSSTEVSTTATPSSTEATSTTAAASSTTTAAESTTQTTDASSTTGAASTTATSGKASSTASQARAHASVKPGMFHENGTSSHQTTSAPAEPSQTQADSAPVTTTTKKGEAGRQQGSTAFAGLIVAFVAAACFL
- a CDS encoding ubiquitin-conjugating enzyme domain-containing protein, which produces MSTAARRRLMRDFKRMQTDPPAGVSASPIPDNVMTWNAVIIGPADTPFEDGTFRLVMQFEEQYPNKPPQVKFISQMFHPNVYATGELCLDILQNRWSPTYDVAAVLTSIQSLLNDPNTGSPANVEASNLYKDNRKEYTKRVRETVERSWED